One Oncorhynchus masou masou isolate Uvic2021 chromosome 18, UVic_Omas_1.1, whole genome shotgun sequence DNA window includes the following coding sequences:
- the LOC135503702 gene encoding uncharacterized protein LOC135503702 isoform X1 — MEAYEEVKDIIKKKGNTATVIKQREKAWQSIADRLNALNMNGPKRTWQQVKIKYKNILQNAVKKNTHRQGTGGGSPKADLTPAEDMALELNKGRPVLEGIPGGKETSIGSSQDATRFIQVSGSTVFLLEPPAQAPDDADPGEGPSAAATAHDGDDDEEETISLDSRRHEDPDAIQWENQPGNISSQAIRKLYGNHLRRQIELADIDIQYKKKKMENLALESEIKKRTIRKLDLEIKKLEREVRYAFNVHCMLTVTQMY, encoded by the exons atggaggcatacgaggaggtaaaagatataattaagaagaaaggcaacaccgccacagtgataaagcaaagagaaaaagcgtggcaaagtattgcagaccgcctgaatgc attaaacatgaacgggccaaaacggacatggcagcaggtcaaaatcaaatacaagaacattctgcagaatg cagtgaaaaagaatacccacagacaaggcacgggtggtgggtcaccaaaggctgaccttaccccagcagaggacatggccttggagctaaataaaggcaggcccgtcttagaggggatccctggggggaaagagacgagcataggttcctcccaagatgccacccgcttcattcaag tgtctggcagcactgtgttcctgttagagccaccagcacaagcaccagacgatgctgatcca ggtgaaggccccagtgcagcagcaacagcacatgatggagacgatgatgaggaggagaccatctctctggattccagaaggcatgag gacccagatgctatacagtgggaaaaccagcctggcaacata agctcacaagctatcagaaagttgtatggcaaccacctccggcgccaaatagaactggcagacatagacattcagtacaagaagaaaaagatggaaaatcttgcactggagtccgaaataaaaaagaggacaattaggaaactggaccttgaaataaaaaaacttgagagggaggtgagatatgccttcaatgtacactgtatgctaactgtaacacaaatgtattaa
- the LOC135503702 gene encoding uncharacterized protein LOC135503702 isoform X3 gives MEAYEEVKDIIKKKGNTATVIKQREKAWQSIADRLNALNMNGPKRTWQQVKIKYKNILQNAVKKNTHRQGTGGGSPKADLTPAEDMALELNKGRPVLEGIPGGKETSIGSSQDATRFIQVSGSTVFLLEPPAQAPDDADPGEGPSAAATAHDGDDDEEETISLDSRRHESSQAIRKLYGNHLRRQIELADIDIQYKKKKMENLALESEIKKRTIRKLDLEIKKLEREVRYAFNVHCMLTVTQMY, from the exons atggaggcatacgaggaggtaaaagatataattaagaagaaaggcaacaccgccacagtgataaagcaaagagaaaaagcgtggcaaagtattgcagaccgcctgaatgc attaaacatgaacgggccaaaacggacatggcagcaggtcaaaatcaaatacaagaacattctgcagaatg cagtgaaaaagaatacccacagacaaggcacgggtggtgggtcaccaaaggctgaccttaccccagcagaggacatggccttggagctaaataaaggcaggcccgtcttagaggggatccctggggggaaagagacgagcataggttcctcccaagatgccacccgcttcattcaag tgtctggcagcactgtgttcctgttagagccaccagcacaagcaccagacgatgctgatcca ggtgaaggccccagtgcagcagcaacagcacatgatggagacgatgatgaggaggagaccatctctctggattccagaaggcatgag agctcacaagctatcagaaagttgtatggcaaccacctccggcgccaaatagaactggcagacatagacattcagtacaagaagaaaaagatggaaaatcttgcactggagtccgaaataaaaaagaggacaattaggaaactggaccttgaaataaaaaaacttgagagggaggtgagatatgccttcaatgtacactgtatgctaactgtaacacaaatgtattaa
- the LOC135503702 gene encoding uncharacterized protein LOC135503702 isoform X2 codes for MEAYEEVKDIIKKKGNTATVIKQREKAWQSIADRLNALNMNGPKRTWQQVKIKYKNILQNAVKKNTHRQGTGGGSPKADLTPAEDMALELNKGRPVLEGIPGGKETSIGSSQDATRFIQVSGSTVFLLEPPAQAPDDADPGEGPSAAATAHDGDDDEEETISLDSRRHEDPDAIQWENQPGNISSQAIRKLYGNHLRRQIELADIDIQYKKKKMENLALESEIKKRTIRKLDLEIKKLERELQEDDTAQNKN; via the exons atggaggcatacgaggaggtaaaagatataattaagaagaaaggcaacaccgccacagtgataaagcaaagagaaaaagcgtggcaaagtattgcagaccgcctgaatgc attaaacatgaacgggccaaaacggacatggcagcaggtcaaaatcaaatacaagaacattctgcagaatg cagtgaaaaagaatacccacagacaaggcacgggtggtgggtcaccaaaggctgaccttaccccagcagaggacatggccttggagctaaataaaggcaggcccgtcttagaggggatccctggggggaaagagacgagcataggttcctcccaagatgccacccgcttcattcaag tgtctggcagcactgtgttcctgttagagccaccagcacaagcaccagacgatgctgatcca ggtgaaggccccagtgcagcagcaacagcacatgatggagacgatgatgaggaggagaccatctctctggattccagaaggcatgag gacccagatgctatacagtgggaaaaccagcctggcaacata agctcacaagctatcagaaagttgtatggcaaccacctccggcgccaaatagaactggcagacatagacattcagtacaagaagaaaaagatggaaaatcttgcactggagtccgaaataaaaaagaggacaattaggaaactggaccttgaaataaaaaaacttgagagggag ctccaagaagatgacacagctcaaaataaaaattag